A region from the Myxococcales bacterium genome encodes:
- a CDS encoding RNA polymerase sigma factor codes for MEQTPSPPPPDPDRELVARLLAGDKGAFEALVRNYEAPIARLVRRYVHDAEDAKDVTQRTFVRVFERLDSYRGDARFRTWLYRVAVNLALDHVRGAPLGESVPIEDDVAFTNSLGTERLVAAEIWRKVQERLADLPAKQRLVVELRVYHDLSFEEIATLVDSSEDAAKVNYHHAVKRLRTLLVPPK; via the coding sequence GTGGAGCAAACGCCGTCGCCGCCTCCGCCCGATCCCGATCGCGAGCTCGTCGCCCGGCTCCTCGCGGGGGACAAGGGCGCCTTCGAGGCGCTTGTCCGCAACTACGAGGCGCCCATCGCGCGCCTCGTGCGGAGGTACGTGCACGACGCCGAGGATGCGAAGGACGTCACCCAGCGCACCTTCGTGCGCGTCTTCGAGCGGCTCGACTCGTACCGCGGCGACGCGCGGTTTCGGACTTGGCTGTATCGCGTTGCCGTCAACCTCGCGCTCGATCACGTTCGCGGCGCGCCGCTTGGTGAGTCGGTTCCCATCGAAGACGACGTCGCTTTCACCAATTCGCTCGGCACCGAGCGGCTCGTGGCCGCCGAGATCTGGCGCAAGGTGCAGGAGCGGCTCGCCGACCTGCCGGCGAAGCAACGGCTTGTCGTCGAGCTGCGCGTCTACCACGACCTCTCTTTTGAGGAGATCGCCACGCTCGTCGACTCGTCGGAGGACGCGGCCAAGGTGAATTACCACCACGCCGTAAAGCGCCTCCGAACGCTGCTCGTGCCGCCCAAATAA
- a CDS encoding serine/threonine protein kinase codes for MTRPISATLDTMRLGNYQPLLELASGGMATVYVARQVGGAGFERLVVIKRVHPHLRKDRAFTDMFLDEARMCSTIRHPNVVPVIDVVDGGNELFLVLEYIESLSLYALLQGAAGRGERVPPAIVSRILVDALAGLHAAHEAVDLRGNKMHLIHRDVSPQNIIVGTDGTSRLIDFGIAKAASRITTTRDGVVKGKLRYMSPEQVRQKPLDRRADVFAAGVVLHEALTGERLFAGEDAGDVAIGILVGDAPAPSSLVPSLTPEVDAVVAMALATQRDESATRRRRRCKRPSNERSLPRRRARLPASSRRRPAPNSNATAPRCRRRLRATSRFRRWTRHRLKGAPRR; via the coding sequence GTGACGCGGCCAATCTCCGCCACGCTCGACACGATGCGCCTCGGCAACTACCAGCCGCTGCTCGAGCTGGCCTCCGGCGGGATGGCCACCGTGTACGTGGCCCGGCAAGTGGGCGGCGCTGGCTTCGAGCGACTCGTCGTCATCAAGCGCGTGCACCCGCATCTTCGCAAGGATCGCGCCTTCACCGACATGTTCCTTGACGAAGCGCGCATGTGCTCGACGATTCGTCACCCGAACGTCGTGCCGGTCATCGACGTCGTCGATGGCGGCAACGAACTCTTCCTCGTGCTCGAATACATCGAGTCGTTGTCGCTCTACGCCCTCCTCCAAGGTGCAGCGGGCCGCGGCGAGAGGGTCCCGCCAGCGATCGTATCGCGCATCCTCGTCGACGCCTTGGCGGGCCTCCACGCGGCGCACGAGGCCGTCGACCTTCGCGGCAACAAGATGCACCTCATTCATCGCGACGTGTCGCCGCAGAACATCATCGTGGGCACCGACGGCACGAGCCGCCTCATCGACTTCGGCATCGCGAAGGCCGCGTCGCGCATCACCACGACTCGAGACGGCGTCGTCAAAGGCAAGCTCCGCTACATGTCTCCGGAGCAGGTTCGTCAGAAGCCGCTCGACCGGCGCGCCGACGTCTTCGCCGCCGGTGTGGTCTTGCACGAAGCGCTCACCGGCGAGCGCCTCTTCGCAGGCGAAGATGCCGGCGACGTCGCCATTGGTATCCTCGTCGGCGACGCGCCAGCCCCCTCGTCGCTCGTGCCGTCGTTGACGCCGGAGGTCGACGCCGTCGTTGCGATGGCGCTCGCGACACAGCGCGACGAGAGCGCTACGCGACGGCGGCGGCGTTGCAAGAGGCCCTCGAACGAGCGCTCTCTCCCGCGCCGGCGCGCGAGGTTGCCAGCTTCGTCGAGAAGGCGGCCAGCGCCGAACTCGAACGCCACCGCGCCGAGGTGCAGGCGGCGCTTGAGAGCAACGTCGCGCTTCCGGCGGTGGACGCGGCACCGCCTGAAGGGCGCCCCACGGCGGTGA